From the Halalkalicoccus sp. NIPERK01 genome, one window contains:
- a CDS encoding TRAM domain-containing protein, translating into MPDCPLADECPSYSERITGMGCQHYGDRGGAEWCSHYNQPIRDLKQQPVQPGEEVVVEVDDMHESGAGVGRTEDGFIVMVDGILPQARARVKVTQVHSNHARAEEIERLPLEPEEEDEGGRDDENGTDGETKPTRERLGSRDNFWGA; encoded by the coding sequence ATGCCGGACTGTCCACTCGCAGACGAATGCCCGAGTTATTCCGAGCGGATCACGGGAATGGGATGTCAACACTACGGGGACCGCGGTGGCGCCGAGTGGTGTAGCCACTACAACCAGCCGATCCGCGACCTGAAACAACAGCCCGTCCAGCCCGGCGAGGAGGTCGTCGTCGAGGTCGACGACATGCACGAGAGCGGGGCCGGGGTCGGCCGAACCGAGGACGGCTTCATCGTGATGGTCGACGGCATCCTCCCGCAGGCACGCGCTCGCGTGAAGGTCACGCAGGTCCACTCGAACCACGCCCGCGCAGAGGAGATCGAACGCCTCCCGCTCGAACCCGAGGAGGAAGACGAGGGCGGGCGCGACGACGAGAACGGGACGGACGGGGAGACGAAACCGACCCGGGAGCGACTCGGTAGTCGGGACAACTTCTGGGGCGCATAG
- a CDS encoding Tfx family DNA-binding protein → MSESNDYDVDALLDRVGFEADRNVLTRRQAEVLALRERDVPQADIAQRLGTSRANVSSIETSARTNVEKARETIAFAEALNAPVRVDVAAGTDLYDIPSRVYAACDDADVKVNQTAPELMKSVSDAAGDAVSGREVKRDLLVGVTMDGTVRVRRQELD, encoded by the coding sequence ATGAGCGAGTCGAACGACTACGACGTGGACGCCCTGCTCGATCGGGTCGGCTTCGAAGCCGACCGGAACGTTCTGACACGCCGGCAGGCGGAGGTACTGGCGCTGCGCGAGCGCGACGTCCCCCAAGCCGACATCGCACAACGGCTGGGCACGTCGCGGGCGAACGTCTCGAGCATCGAGACGAGCGCCCGAACGAACGTCGAAAAAGCCCGCGAGACGATCGCCTTCGCCGAGGCGCTCAACGCCCCGGTTCGCGTCGACGTCGCGGCGGGCACTGATCTCTACGACATCCCATCGCGAGTGTACGCGGCCTGTGACGACGCCGACGTGAAGGTCAACCAGACCGCCCCGGAGCTGATGAAATCGGTCAGCGACGCGGCGGGCGACGCGGTGAGCGGACGCGAAGTCAAGCGCGACCTTCTGGTCGGCGTGACGATGGACGGTACGGTGCGAGTCCGGCGACAGGAACTCGATTGA